In one window of Spirochaetaceae bacterium DNA:
- a CDS encoding holo-ACP synthase — protein sequence MILGVGIDVVHPQRLRRWQEIPGLLERFYHPEELAQCRRRSGAAAVLSLAARFAAKEAFGKALGSGLAGLSLRDMAVLNNADGKPELQLTGSAKAALQRAGGGRVFISLSHEKEAVLAMCVIESDHAAASAGG from the coding sequence ATGATCCTGGGTGTCGGCATCGACGTGGTGCACCCGCAGCGGCTGCGGCGTTGGCAGGAAATTCCGGGCCTGCTCGAACGGTTCTACCACCCGGAAGAGCTGGCGCAGTGCCGCCGGCGCTCCGGTGCGGCGGCGGTGTTGTCGCTGGCGGCGCGGTTTGCCGCCAAGGAGGCGTTCGGCAAGGCCCTCGGCTCGGGACTCGCCGGTCTTTCCCTGCGCGACATGGCGGTGCTGAATAACGCGGACGGCAAACCGGAGTTGCAGCTTACCGGATCGGCCAAGGCGGCGCTGCAGCGCGCCGGCGGAGGGCGCGTGTTCATTTCGCTGTCGCACGAGAAGGAGGCGGTGCTGGCGATGTGCGTCATTGAGAGCGACCACGCGGCCGCGTCAGCGGG